A region from the Benincasa hispida cultivar B227 chromosome 8, ASM972705v1, whole genome shotgun sequence genome encodes:
- the LOC120083658 gene encoding uncharacterized protein LOC120083658: MIVAIGIAFTVVVVAWIYQALKPPSPKICGTPKGPPITSPRVKLNDGRHLAYKEFGVPKEMAQHKIILTHGYNASKHMHLAVSQEFMEEVKAYIVLYDRAGYGDSDPYPSRSVKTEAFDIQELADKLELGSKFYVIGCSLGAYPIWSCLKYIPHRLLGASLVVPFVNYWWPSIPSALSTQSFKELPKVFQYTFGIAHYTPWLYYWWTKQKWFRSLAVEVLFTDSDLKLLKEVLDCPTISLEKIRQQGEYECLHRDMLVAFGKWEFDPLELTNPFTENKGSVHMWQGGADRLVPIEFSHFIAQKLPWIQYHEVPNAGHLVVHETESFKAIIRALLAG; this comes from the exons ATGATAGTAGCAATAGGGATAGCATTTACTGTGGTGGTTGTTGCATGGATTTATCAAGCGCTAAAACCTCCAAGTCCAAAGATATGTGGAACACCAAAAGGGCCTCCAATAACTTCACCTAGGGTTAAGCTCAATGATGGCAGACATTTGGCCTACAAAGAATTTGGAGTTCCTAAGGAAATGGCTCAACACAAAATCATTTTGACACATGGCTACAATGCTTCCAAACATATGCATTTAGCTGTTTCACAA GAATTTATGGAGGAGGTTAAAGCATATATAGTGTTATATGACAGAGCTGGTTATGGAGACAGTGACCCGTATCCATCACGGTCAGTAAAAACAGAAGCATTTGACATTCAAGAATTAGCAGACAAATTGGAGCTTGGAAGCAAATTTTATGTAATTGGATGTTCATTAGGAGCATACCCTATTTGGAGTTGTCTAAAATACATTCCACACAG ACTGTTAGGAGCTTCGTTGGTAGTTCCTTTTGTGAATTATTGGTGGCCTTCGATTCCATCAGCTTTGTCAACACAATCTTTTAAAGAGCTTCCTAAAGTATTCCAATATACATTTGGAATTGCACATTACACACCTTGGTTGTACTATTGGTGGACCAAACAAAAATGGTTCCGATCACTGGCCGTTGAAGTTTTGTTCACTGATTCTGATTTAAAGTTATTAAAGGAGGTCTTGGATTGTCCAACTATTTCTCTg GAAAAAATAAGACAGCAAGGTGAATACGAATGCCTTCATCGAGACATGCTTGTTGCTTTTGGGAAATGGGAGTTTGATCCTCTTGAATTGACAAATCCATTCACTGAGAATAAGGGGTCTGTTCATATGTGGCAAGGTGGCGCCGACCGTCTCGTCCCGATCGAGTTTAGTCATTTTATAGCACAGAAACTTCCATGGATTCAGTATCATGAGGTTCCCAATGCTGGCCATTTAGTAGTTCATGAAACTGAAAGCTTTAAAGCCATAATAAGGGCACTTCTTGCTGGATAA
- the LOC120083104 gene encoding uncharacterized protein LOC120083104, whose translation MIIIIIGVAFLVGIVGWVYVALKPPASKICGTPKGPPITSPRVKLNDGRHLAYKEFGVPKEMAQHKIILSHGYDTSKHMHIALSQELMEELNACIILYDRAGYGDSDPYPSRTAKSEAFDIQELADKLELGTKFYVIGCSLGAYPIWSCLKYIPHRLIGASLVVPFVNYWWHATPSALLTKSFKQLPKSFQLAFGIAHYTPWLYFWWTKQKWFPSMVDEGMFTDSDLELFMGVMDCPNNHPEKRRKQGEYECLHRDILVAFGKWDFDPIELTNPFTHNKGCVHMWQGSADRVVPVELNHFIAKKLPWIQYHEIPNAGHLLVHDDESFEAILRALLAG comes from the exons atgattattataattattggaGTAGCATTTCTAGTAGGAATTGTTGGATGGGTTTATGTAGCATTGAAACCTCCAGCATCAAAGATATGTGGAACACCAAAAGGGCCTCCAATAACTTCACCTAGGGTTAAGCTCAATGATGGCAGACATTTGGCCTACAAAGAATTTGGAGTTCCTAAGGAAATGGCTCAACACAAAATCATTTTGTCACATGGCTATGATACTTCCAAACATATGCACATAGCTCTTTCTCAA GAACTCATGGAGGAACTTAATGCGtgcattatattatatgatagagCTGGATATGGAGACAGTGATCCATATCCATCACGTACAGCTAAATCTGAAGCATTTGACATTCAAGAATTGGCAGATAAATTGGAGCTTGGTACCAAATTTTATGTAATTGGATGTTCATTGGGAGCCTATCCTATTTGGAGTTGTCTTAAATACATCCCACACAG ACTCATAGGAGCTTCCTTGGTAGTTCCTTTTGTGAATTATTGGTGGCATGCAACTCCATCAGCTTTATTAACAAAGTCATTTAAGCAGCTTCCTAAATCTTTCCAACTTGCATTTGGAATTGCACATTACACACCATGGTTATATTTTTGGTGGACTAAACAAAAATGGTTCCCATCAATGGTGGATGAAGGAATGTTCACTGATTCTGATCTAGAATTATTCATGGGAGTAATGGACTGCCCAAATAATCATCCG gaaaaaagaagaaaacaaggtGAATATGAATGTCTTCACCGAGACATATTGGTTGCTTTTGGAAAATGGGATTTTGATCCAATTGAATTGACCAATCCATTCACTCACAATAAGGGCTGTGTTCATATGTGGCAAGGCAGTGCAGATCGTGTAGTCCCAGTTGAACTTAATCATTTTATAGCAAAGAAACTTCCATGGATTCAATATCATGAGATTCCCAATGCTGGCCATTTATTAGTTCATGACGATGAAAGCTTTGAAGCCATACTAAGGGCACTTCTAGCTGGataa